One stretch of Candidatus Omnitrophota bacterium DNA includes these proteins:
- a CDS encoding segregation/condensation protein A: MTYKVKLEVFEGPLDLLLYLIKKEEVDIYDIPIAKITDQYLEYMELMQLLDLTIAGEFLVMAATLMHIKSKLLLPPDETESESEEEQDPRAELVKRLLEYKKFKEAAAELAQKESHQKHFYARVGSGINMDELPASKDEFLEASLFDLITAFTKVLRDIPKEMFHRIIKDEFTVSEKIHDILHMLVDHKKVIFTDLFKAAKNKTEIITIFLAILELIKIREVSIIQHAPFGEIEIVKSMENIKPSGGGNG; this comes from the coding sequence ATGACCTATAAGGTAAAGCTCGAAGTCTTTGAAGGGCCGCTCGACCTTCTTTTATACCTGATAAAGAAGGAAGAGGTCGATATATATGATATCCCGATAGCGAAGATCACAGATCAGTATCTGGAATATATGGAGCTGATGCAGCTATTGGACCTTACGATCGCGGGCGAATTCCTGGTAATGGCCGCAACGCTGATGCATATAAAGTCGAAGCTCCTGCTCCCGCCGGACGAAACCGAATCGGAGAGCGAGGAAGAGCAGGATCCGAGGGCGGAGCTCGTAAAGAGGCTCTTGGAATATAAGAAGTTCAAAGAAGCCGCGGCAGAGCTCGCGCAGAAAGAATCGCACCAGAAACATTTTTACGCGCGGGTCGGTTCCGGAATCAATATGGACGAGCTTCCCGCCTCAAAGGACGAATTTCTCGAGGCAAGCTTATTCGATCTTATAACCGCGTTCACGAAAGTGCTGAGAGACATCCCGAAAGAGATGTTTCACCGTATCATAAAAGACGAGTTCACCGTATCGGAAAAGATACATGACATACTGCATATGCTCGTCGATCATAAGAAGGTGATCTTCACAGATCTCTTCAAGGCCGCTAAGAACAAAACCGAGATAATAACGATTTTTTTAGCGATACTGGAGCTTATAAAGATAAGGGAGGTCAGCATAATTCAGCATGCGCCTTTCGGCGAGATAGAGATAGTGAAGAGTATGGAAAACATTAAACCCTCGGGTGGTGGAAATGGATAG